Genomic segment of Panicum virgatum strain AP13 chromosome 2K, P.virgatum_v5, whole genome shotgun sequence:
ACTATACTCATGTACTAAACTATGTATTATgatcatgaaaattttacagtgaacCACCCATACttaaagtaagctactgcaaaaaatttcataatttctgGATGAACAAATTtatagaaactaattaagcaagactaaatacaatttaaatttttgcaGGGGTAAAAAGGTTATTTTACTAGCatggatatttttcctccataGATCTTGGTCTAACAGGTCTATCAAAATTGGTTTCACATTTATAGCATTTTTCTTTAATTTACTAGGCACTTTACAAGTCTCAGACTAAATAGACTAAAATCATTTGACAAAAGAACAGGGTACGGCAGCACCCATGGCCAccaggcagtggcggagccaggatttTAGAGTAGGGTATTCCCATCTCCCAACAACTAAAAAAAGCCATGTGAACAGTAAAAGGTTCGCAAGACGTAGTATTTGAGAAAATAAAGGTACAAAGCTGTTCAACTCTAATATATCCATGAAACAAAGGGAATTAGGGAAGTTTTTACAAAATACATAAAGAAAATTGCAAATTAACTCTAACTTTATGTTCCTGTGCCTTCATGGCTTGgaagagtagcaaaatggtaTATCAATTGGAAGACAAAATTTCTAATTGCAAAGCTCTGCTTGCTCACCTCTGACCTCTGTCCCCTGCCTGCCCCCTGGTCATTGGTTGCTCCGACACCTGAACTATGAATCCCTGCCTCCCTTGGCCTTGCCCCCGTGGGCAGGCGGCACAGCGCGGCAGCCGGCAACGCCTGCCGCTGCCCAGCGACCTGCGCCCCAGGCTCCAGCGGCCTGCCACGGtgccgccgcccagcgccccGCAACTGCCGAGCAGCGGGAGGGCACAGGCCGGCTGCCCGCGGGCCGCGCCCCCCTGCCGGCGCTCGCGGTCGCCAGAAGCGGCTCCCGGTTCCGGCCTCCGCCCACCTGCCGATCTAGGTTTTCGCCTTTTCGGTGCTTTGGATTTTGGGGAACCATCAACGGAAGGAATGCCGAACGGGACTACGGGAGGGACAGAGACTCGGGAGTCGGGACACAGAGGAATTGAGCGAGAGAACAGAGCAGGCCGGTGGGTCGTTGCCTATTGGTGACTTGTGGGCCGTGATTTGTGGGCCGAAGCTGGCCTGGTAGGAGGAGGATTTCGTTTGTGGGTTGGATCGTCTATTTGGGCTATGTTTGAGCTCAAGAATGGAAATTGTGACTCAATatagtatgtatatatgtattacTTAATGTATATACTTGTTGTGGTGCAAAAAAACTTAGGTATTCCTGGGAATACCCAGGAATCCAGCTGCCTCCGCCCCTGCCACcagggccatggccggcggcatAGCGCGCCTGCCTCGCCGGCGATGGGCCAAGGCAGCGGCGGGGTAGGGCAGCACGGCGGCCAGAGGGCTGGGCGGAGCCagcacggccggcggcgcggcaaaaACTGTACAGGGGCAGCTCGTGGCGGTCTAGGCGgcctggagcggcggcgcggcggcgttccggttGATTGACCAGCGAACACGGGCGAATAGGGAGAGAATGAGCATCGTGGGTGTGAGGAAGACCGATTCCCATACCTAGTTCGAGCAGAGAGGGGCCGAGGGTAGGTCGTCGACGTGGAGGTGGATGTCGGGCGTTCCTGCTCGCCGGCGGACAGGGAACCTCCGATTCCCGGCGAAGTGGGGTCGGGACTGTGATTGGAGGGGTTGGGGAGGACGCtagggaggtggaggagcttcGGGCGTAGTGGATTTGGGATCCATGGAGGTTTGATGGCCAGACCTTGGATCGAAGAAGAGGGTGGCCTGCCCTCTGTTTCTTGCGTTCGGAGGTAGAAGAAAGAGAGAACTGAGAGAGAGCCAAGGAAGAGAGCAGGCACCGGTTTGGGGGCTTGAACGAGGACGTCCAGGACGCCGAGGATGGCCGGGAAAGAGGGGAGGCCAGCCCCTGCACGGCCAGCGCGTGGCAGTCGCGGGTCCGGCGACGACCGTCGACGGGTCTCGGTATGGGCGACGGCGTGGCCGGTGGCGCGATGGCGCTTGCCCATTGGCTGATAACCCCCCCGGCGAGCGTCTCTTGAGGATGGCCGGCACCTGGCCTGCTGCGTTCGCTCGTCGTCGATGTTGCTCGACGCGCGGAGCCTGCGATGCGTGCCGCTGAAGTCGAGCCGAGCATACACGAGCCGAGCCAAACTAATCCAACAAGCTGAACTCAGCCCAAACTAGAGATTTGAATGgaatttatttaaatttttcgAATTCAACTTTGATTTCCGATTTTTAAGAACAGATTGTTACAAGCTAGTTTCCAACCGTGACTATTGTAGGTTTCTGTAGTAGTACGGTGAAGTTGTACTCGCCGTAGTAGTAGACCGTCTGCTTGCTGCTCGGCCAGCTCGGCTTAGGCTCCGCGGCCTGCACATACATGTACGCATCAGTCAAGTAGATGTACAATAATTATAAGGGAACATGCAAGAATCGAATATAATTACCCTGGCGAGGAGGCAGATGATCGAGTCCTTGTGGTTCCTGGCGAGGGAGTCCCCCACGAAGGCTAGGGACTTGCCCCTCATCCGGTGGAGGAAGCGCCATGGATCGAAGCGGGGGAGGTCGCAGCCGTCGGGCTGCCACCGCCACTTGACGAAGCCGAGGTCCGGCTTGCCGTACTTGATGCAGTCGTAGTGCTCGTGGATCACGGAGCACGTGTCGTTGGTGTAGTAGGGCGCGTCCGGGTCCGGCACCCAGTCGCCGCTGAAGATGTCGCAgcgcgcgcgggaggaggaCGGCCGGGGAAATGTAAATGGTTGGTTCGGGGAGGTGAAGTAGTACACGTTGGAAGCTGCCAGAGCAGCGAGGAACAGGCTAAGGGACACGGCAGCTGGGACGACGacgcatctgctgctgctgtagtGCTTCTTGCAGGCAGAGGGATTTTTGGAGATGTGAATGAGAGACCTCATGGCTCATCGACGATCAATCAGAGATCATATATGAAGATATATAGTGTATAAACGTTTGAGGAGTGTATATACTATATACGTTTGAGGAGTTTGGTTTTTCCCTTGTGCAATTTGCACGCACGCCCGCACTTGCCACATCATACTCCTATTTAGCCTCGGCCATCTTGGTGGCGCGCATCATGTTGGCAAGCACCGGGCCGTGCAGCGGTAGCACAGCTAATTGCGCTATTTCTTTTGATCCCACTTCTTGTTCCAAGTTGAAATGCTGGAGGGTTTGTATAATCGATCTCGAATTGTCTCGGACCAAAAATCTTACGCGTAAAGTATCATGGCTTAAAAAACAATTTTTTAGAGACGAGTACCGCATCTGTCACTGTTTTTTACAGCTAAAAATGCAGTTTGCAGCGGCCCTCCCTGCAAATGCATATGTAGGGATGATTCATCCTCCACCAGCCCTTATAAATCTATTTCTAGGTGTGAGTTGACGGCACCTTCCATCGCCCATGCTTGAGGACGGACAGGTGGAGCAGCGTCCACTATTAGAGTGCCAGTAGGCACTATAACCCGCGTGCCCAGAGTGGCCGACTAGTACGGTGGTTTTGACCCAGGCGCTCATCCTCATCCGCTGCTCCTTCCACCACGCGGGTTTGTCAGAGCGTGGCGTGCGTTCGAAGCCTATCCCCTCACCGGCCGGGGGTCGTGTCATGTGGAGGATGGTGTCCGGGCGGAGTGCCCAGTCGGTGGGCTGGGTGGTTTACTCTCCCGCCTGACTGGTCGGTTGTCTTATGTGGGCCTAGACATGGCCACGACCCATGAGTGCGGAGCTTCTATTCCGGATGCCATTTGCCTAAGATGTGTATTAGTTGCAGAAGTGGGCCCACTGGGGGACCCGGAGTCCCTGGATCTGTTAGAGGTTCCCAGAGCGGCTTTGCGATTTGTTTAATCGCGGAGTTGCTGATCGCTCCGCATTTCATGCTGGCCTCGTTTTAGGGCTTCTTCTGAGCTATGCCTTTCAGCGTTGTAGGATGTCAGGCTGGAAGCCCCCTTGCATCCATGGGTCAAAGGGGGTTTGCTTCACTCTGAGCTTCACTCTGAGCCGAACAAGGCGTTGATGGCACCGTAGGGGTGCCGATGTGGAATCTCGAGGTCTGCCCGACCCGTCGTGTCGGTCTCCTGCAGGGGTTCCTCCTCTGTTTGGCTTGTGAACGTTTTCTATTTTTTGAGGTGGAGCTTTCTCTGGCGTGGCATGCGGGCCACGCAGCTTGCCCGAGTGGCTATAAATTGAGATGTTCTGGTTCTCATTTTTCGAACTCATCTCGCTCGAGTTAGAAGTAGTTTATAATGGAGTTGTTTTTAGCCCACGCTCTTCCTCAGTTTTCTAAGCAaactagaagaatgcttgcgaacaGCAGGAAATCGCCCTTAGGTGGCGGCTGGCGTCCTTGCACCTCCCCACCCCGCCTCGGTTGTCTGAGCATCTCTCTCGGATGATCGAGTAGACCGCGGGTGCGCAGGCAGGTCACCCTCGTCGGCCGATGCTGTCACGCTCCTTCCTACTCTTTCGGGCACTCGTGGGAGATGTGGCGCTCCCGGTTCTTCAGCTCCAGGCTCCAGCACGTTCCGGCGCCTCTCGTGGATGGCTGGAGTCGGGAGCGGGGGATGCTGTTTGGTCGAGGCTCACGTGGTGAACCCGGCGTGAGGACAACAAGCTCGCTCCTCCCCATTCTTCCGCTTACATCCGGAGGTTGGGTCGTGGCTGCTGCCCTGCCACAGCTCGCCGACAGCAATGGCTGCGCCTGGGCGCACGGTTCGCGTCGACGGCCGCGCTTTGGCGTCCAAGGTCTAAttgtcgaaaggatatccaacTATAATTACCCCCGTCTCTGTGGTTCTTGTGTTTTCTAGGTGCCTTCGTTGAGGCTGTTGTGGTGCTTCTCCAACCCGAGTACTTTCCACCAACATAAGCATAATTAATTCATTATTAGCACATACTTATTGTGGCATCACATATAAtaatcataaactaattagatTAAATAGATTCATCTAGGGAAGAGCCTAGCAGAGACGTGTCCTGTCTCCGCTCCCAAATCAGGACAGGCCATAAATGATGCTCCGTTTGGTCTCTCCAtttttgttgctgttgctgtgctTCCGTTAAAAAGGAGGATCGAACTCGGCTTTATGATGACTGATGATCCAAAGCCCGCTTCAGAGCCTTTAATCACAACATTACTCGCACGGTAAAATACAGAGAGCCCATTTTTAGATACGGGCCCAGCGAAAATTTTAGATATGGTACAACTTAGTACCGCAAGGAGTTTGTAAATTCCGAAATGTTCCAGGAGAGCATTCATAATGATCACCTAGGAATCAACAAGAACAGAGTGACAATCACTCCGTACCTCCAGGACCATACGATATGAATCAATAACATAGTACAAAATTATTCCCATAGCATACATAATGTCAATGGCAACAGCCAGGATCGTTCCCCCAAGAACAACAAAGTCAGGTGCATGCAACCAAAAATGAGGGGCGATCCCGCAAATAAACCCCAGGTAACACCAAAACCATTCAACACGACCTATCATCCCCGATGCGAAGGCAGGATCACCTCTTTTCGACAAAACTATACAGACCGAAAAACATTTTTTTACTTTGTCGAAGTTATTTCCTGTTATTGGTGTCTTCCCCTCAATAACCCCTTCAAAATGTGCCTTTACGTGAAGCCATCACGTCTGATCTAAACAAACAAAATCTTTCGGTTTCAGTTGACCCGCTGTACATCAATCCATCATGGAACCAGTGCCCATGACCAACCAAGACGTTCAGATTCCCTGAAGATCACATGCATATGCATTTCAGCATCTGAACCTGTCAAATATTCGAGATAGTACTCTCATCTAAAAGTAGTTTGTAGGTATAATAATAGTTTGAACATGGAATGAAATCAATCCAATGACTATAGTAGAAGAAGAAACCTGATTCGCTAGTGGTCAGCCTTAATGAAGTAACCACTCCATCCAGTCATCGCGCCTTCGGACATTATTTCCCTGTAGCACGAATAAAAACAATCCATGCCAGATCTCATTATCTTTGTAGCCATGAAAATAAAACATAAAGGAATTGTTGCAGCAGCCTAACCTGCACTTCCAATAACTCAGAATCACGAATAGCATCTAGTATATAGTTGGTGTCTACCAAGCCTGTAAATGTCCTCATCTAAGAAAGAACATAATAAAGAAATGATAAATATAACTGTTAGAAGAATGCATCATGATCAAGATATACTATGTATTCATCTAAATAATCCATGCCAAAGCAAAAAACTGGAGTTCCACAGTACTTCAAATGCTTGCAAATCAACCAACTTTATGAGCATGTGCCCAACATAATCTGCAGACACATTTTCAAacccttttcaatttttttcttgaacacgcAGGAGCCTTTTCGAAAATATGATTCATTATCTAGTCCCAAATCAACATAATGAAATTACAAAACATTATTGAGAAATATTCAAGATTATTTATCTCTATTCTCTAACGTTTGAAACTTGAATGTTAGCAAACAGAAATTTTCTAGTACAATAAGATAAAGCAGAGCAAGGAAGTTTCTGTCATTCAATCCTCATTACTAAATGCAAGTTAATTCGCAAACCATGCTGGACATCTCAAAATATTTTCAACATTATGCCATATTGATATTATCCTTTTTCTTTCAATATGCTAACTTCCACTTAATACTTCAGGTTGTTTCACACTATCCAGATATCACTATATCAGAACTAGTCATTATTCCATTCTAAAAATGTCAGTTGTTCACTTGGAGCATGTATTACATATACAAGCATGCCATGATACCTGGACACAAGATGAGGCAACAGCTCATAGCAGAGAATTTGTCTACCATGATTTTACAGTGAATAGAGCACAAAACAACAGTAAAGAACAGATTTCAGGGTGCAGACTGCAGACAAGATTGAAAGCCACAGTATCAAGTCAATTACCTTACCTATTAGAAGCTTAAGTAGAACAGTTTGCATTTGCAAataagaaaaggagaaaagtgTAGGCATAATTTTAATGGCAATCTGTGGAAAGGGAGGATGGTATTGAATGTATACAAGTGCAGCAGGAAAAGATAAAtgtaggccctgtttagatcacaCCCCATAAACcacgtaaacgcaaaaaaaacatcacatcgaatgtttcgacacatgcatggagtactaaatgaagtctatttacaaaactttttgcatggatgggctgtaaatcgcgagacgaatctaatgagcctacttaatccatgatttgcaacagtgatcgCCGATATAAGTTAAATTCAAGTTGCACTGGTCAATCCAATATCCTCATTGTCATGTATTTTGATGACTTGCTTAGTTTGTTACAGGCATATCATATGAGTGAAAAATAATCATTTTAGCAACAAGCAACAGAGTTGACACAGCAACATGACATAAGACTAGAAGATGATCAAAATTGCAAACTAGATACCCCGTTcaaaaatgtaggtcgttttggccaGTCTAGATGCATAGGTAACTAGTAAGCATGCAGCTTATGGTAACTTTTATTGTTATAACCCTTCAGACTGTGCAGGAAGGGAGTGAGGAGACTACTGCACGCAGCAAATTTATATTTGTGATAACTTTCATTGTCATAACACATATACTATTTATGACCTAAAGATCAAGAAATACGCAACCATACATAAACGAAGTGCCTTCTGTTGCACATTGTGAATCGTATCTCCAATCTACTAGTTGTGCAATGGATCAAGTAGGAAGGAGAAATGTGCCTCTTTACAACATATAAAAATTAACTACGGTGATAAACCACCTAAATATGGAGCCAACTTATGTACTGATCAAGTAAAACAGCTCTGGGATTTGAAAAGTATACAGTATCATAATACAGCCAGCAGAACCAGCATATCATGATATCGGAATTCAGCATGATATGGCAATAATTATGGAAATCACTAGGAACAGAACATCCTACCCATGAAACCAAAGCAAGAAGCGAAATTTAAAAAAGATCAACTCACCCGGTTGAACCCCAAGATGAGGTCGATAGGTACCCATCCTTGATCATTCATATGTCTCCTCAAGAATGTGTCATGGCATAGGTTATTTGTGCTACCAAGACAAGAGTAGAACCAAATAATTAAGATCACGAAACAGCAATAGCACACAAAGAGAAACCGAGCAGATTCACTACCTAAAATAGAACTCTATCTGATTCCTAATATCATCTTGGAGATTTGGCTGATCCTGAGGAGGAGGAACCCATGCAGGCTGCATGGGCGGCCGGACAAGATGCATGTTCTGAAACTGTTCTATTGGCGGGAGATAGACGGGATAAGGTTGCACATCAGCTGCATTATCACCAAAATAACCACATTACAATAAACATATGTGAAGTTACTCATAGAAAATAGAAGGATGAGTTTTCAGGCTCACCGGAGTAGGCAAATGGCGGCACATAAAAATGCTGTGGCACCATGAAATGGGAAGCATGTGGCGGTGGAGGCCGGTGAAAGGCCCCAGGCTGGTAGACACcaggtggctgctgctgctgctgctgctgatatGGCATTACTGGAACTCTAGGGAAGTTCCTAGGGGAGAAATTACCTCCTCTCTCGTGGTCACGGCGACCCCGGTAACCACCACGACCTCCAGAGCCATTGCTGCTGCCACTACAGTTTCGGGGATTATTGTTCCAGTGGTTGCTGCTGCCACCACTATTTCTATTGTTTCCATCACCACTACCAGTACTGTTACTGCTGCTAACACCAACACCTCGTATGTTGTTGTTCCAGTGGCTATTGCCAGGAGCATTTCTGCTGCTTTCATTGCCATTcccaccagcgccgccaccagggACATTATCACTCAAGTTGCTGGAACCATTGCTATTGCTGCTGTTACAACCGCTGCCAGTACCAAGGCTCCCTTCGTTCCAGTTGCCATCACCGCCACTGCCGCTTCTCCCATCACCTCCACTACTATTGGCAGCCCTGCGGCCACCATTGCTACCATTTCCACGGCTGCCACCTCCATTATTTCCACCATTGCTGCCACCGCGCCGAACTGGATTTGGCTGGATCATGAAGCCGTTCCACTGTGAAGAAGCCATAGCAGTGGAATTTGGAGGAGGCGTGGAGGTAGGGTTTGAGCCAGTGGGGATCGGATTAACCTCCCCACCTGGATGAGGTGGGGGCACCGATGAAGCGCTGGGATCCTCCTGGTTGTTGCATCAGTAGATTCATCAGACCCATAAGAACATGATGATCAAAACAGGAGAGGTTCGCCTAGATGTACTCGCATCGAAACATATCAACTTGATCGCGAGATTCGGTACCTGCTGTGACGGGCCGGAGCCATCGGAGAGGGACTTGAGGGAGTCGGACGAGGCCGACTTGGGCCACGCGCGCGCCGACTCCGCGAGCGCCGGCCACGAGGCGTCCCCGCCgatgatgccgccgccgccgggggtcgcccccgcagccggcgccgtcgcggcgccggggggcggcgccggcacgtTCCACACcgtcttcctcgccgccgcattGGCGGGATCGGACCCCTCCGGCAGGCCCGGCGGAtcccggcggggcgcggcgcggccgggctcCGGCGGCACCGCGAtcgccggcgtggcggcggcggccgccgcccccgcccccgccgccgattgcgcgggcgcggcaccaCCAGCTGCCGGCGACATCGGGAGGCGATGCGACGGGGATTCGGCGTGGGGGGTTTGGGGGAGCGGACGAATCGGCTGCGGGGGGGAATGGGGGAGGCGAGGAGGCAGGCAGGAGGAGAGACGAGAGGAGAgacgaggggaggggaggggagtggGGGGAGAGGGCCGGGGGAAAGAGCAGTGTGGCGGTGTGAGGTTAGGTGGGAAATTAGCGGAAGTGGCGGGGGTATTTCCGGGAAGTTGCGCGGAGGACGGGGGATTTGAGATTTGCGTGCGTTCATGGCTTCATGCCATTGCCAGACCTCTCTGGACTCTCCTGCTACGGCGAGCTTGAGAGGCTCACTGATTttatgaaaagaaagaaaatagacAAATTCCGGGGGGAAACGAGCAAAATTGAAGGTTTCCAGTAGTCAATAGTCAGTACTCCGTACTCCATAGAAAATAGAACGCTGTGAGGAGGCCTCTGTTTGCTGTGCTGTGAtgggtggctggtgctgatttattataAGAAAAAAGTACTATTGATTGGCTGATAGTTGCTGATTGGTGCTGGTTTGATGTGTAAGAAAACTGGATGCACCGAACAGAGTGGCGCGGCGGTTGGTTCTGGGCTTCTGGCAGTCGGTACTGCCATGGCTGAACGCGTGGCAATGCCCCCGATGAAAATAAAGTGGCCCGCCCTTCCGTCCAGCGCGTGAACTTGGTCGAGGCAGTGCCACTCGCACAGCTCTCCTTGTTCTTCCCTCGGCGCATTCACGACGCCGCCCGACTTGTGCGTGTGCGGATCCACTGCACATCATCGCTATCTTGACCGACTCGCCCACTCGGGGTCTCGGGCACCATTGGCATTGGACGGGTTGCCAGGCGGTTGGCGCGTGGGCTGGTCGTCGACACGACCGAGTTCGTTGTCCGCTCGCGCAAGCGCAGCCCACCATCGCGTCACGCGGGGCGTGATGCGCCAGCAGCCAGCCATTCAGGCAGCCGATGGGCCTTTTGCCACGCTGTTCcgggcgccggcgccaccgcgccaGTCCAGCGATCGGAGCGAGTAGTGTGTGACGCACTGACGTTTGTGAGGCGTGAATGATCGATGGGTCAAGCACGCGCGCCACGCGGGAcacgccgccgtcggccggcCGCCAGCGCCGGTTCTCGTTCGGGCATCGACAcgatcgccgcgccgccgggttTCTTCCGTTGCTCGCTCGCTCTCGGTCGGTCCCTGTCTCGTGCCAGGGCTGGGCACGCCGGAAACAACAAGGGGAGCGGGGACAGGCTGCCCCTGGCTGCTGGTTGGTGGCGCCGGTCGACAGGATGGATGGACGAATCATGGTTGCACGCAGCGGGGCCCTTCTTTTCGGGTGGTTCCGTTCCGTTCCGCCCGATCCGATTCTTACTTAAGTGGGGCCCGCGCCGCGTACGTCCCTCGTCTCGCCACAAAGCCTACAAAAGCGGCCGGGTCGTCGTCTTCGCCACCCCTTTTTTTGCCATACGATGATCCTTTCCTAGGTTACGAGTTTGACCGGCCGGCAGGCTGGAGGGATGAGTGGCAACCGAAGACAAAAGTCACAAGTCAGAAGTGCTTTGCTACCTTATTTTACACTAGCGTATCTAGGCACAACGGGAAGCTGGGGAATATTTAGGCAGAGCATCATCTATTCACCTCCACTGACACTGGACTTCGAATACTAGAGCGTGAGTGGCGAGTCAACGTTAGCCCGGCCCGTTGCCGAGTGCCAATGgatcaaaaaaaaatgcaggcaAAGCTAGCGAAGGAAAGGTGGAAAGCCTCGCCCTCGTGTTCTCCGGGTCTCCTCTCGTTCGCCGATCGAGGTTTTAAATGGCTGGACTGGACACACGCATCGACAAGTCTCATAGTCATACGGTACGGGAGAAGAGAAAAGAGAGCCGAGCTACGCTCGTGCGCTTGGGAAAGCCATCAGAGAGACCTGCTCCTTGCTTTCGTTCAGGCGTCGCAGGCGCAGCCACACAGCGGCCTCTCCAACTCTGAATCCCCTGGGTGCAGGCACCGCGGCTCTGTTCTCGCGTGCGATATGATATGACGCGCGCGGCCACTGTCAAGCTCTCGGGGGTGGTATGGCCGTTTAGCTTCGATTTTGGCAGTTGGCACCATGACAAGCACGCGTTTTCCGTTCAGGGTAAGATCAGCCCAGACGTTCCAACGCGTCGCGCGTGGTTGCACCCAACCGAGGTGTGTGTCACCCTGCTGATGATGGTTTGAAAACCAAATCAAAACCACCAAACTATTTCATTATTAATACACTTTAGAAATCAAACAAATTCCATCCACTTGTTATTCCACCCAAACCAATCTAAACTACTTGTTCTCTTCCTCCAAAGCAAATCAAACTAATAGTTCAATCCAAACAAACCGGTCTCAAAGTACTATGTCAAATTCTCTCCAACTAGTTTAGTGGCTCCGCTCTTGATGTGAGGTCCACATATAGTTCAAGCTACACTGATTTGCACAGGGTAGCTGCCAGTGAGTCATCttcaaaaaatttcagtcaatttcgataaaattttatagtgtgaacgcgatattttatttctagggtccgatTCTTGACGTGGGGCTCATGTGTAGTTCTagtcacactgctttgcacagagtagctgccagtcatactgaaCCATCTCCAACAAGTTtcggtcaatttcgataaaattttatagtgtgaacgcgatggTTTATTTCTAGAGTCCGGCTCTTgtcgtggggcccacgtgtagttctatcAACACTGCTTTACATAGAGTAACTACCGgttatactgagtcatctccaatagGTTTCAGTCAATtcgataaaaaattataatatggACGCGATGTTTTATTTATAGGATCCGGCTCTTTATGTGAGGACTGTGTAAAGGAGCGAACCATATCAATCCAAACTAATCTAAACCGTTTGCATTCTGAAACCAATCCAGAAAAAACTATACGTGCATAGAACTCACTTGCCCCCATCCAATCAGAACTCAGAGCCAAAACCAAACCACTCAACCAGATTTGAATCCAAACCGTTAGCAGCTCCAGGTGTGTGTGTTCATCTTCGACCTGGCCACTCACCAAAAATGCGCATGCGACATTGATTTTGACTCATTCTGCTGCTTGCCTCTTGCCTGCTTCTCCTCGAGGTGTGTGTTCATCTTCGACCTGGCCACTCACCGAAAATGCGCATGCGACATTGATTTTGACCCATTCTGCTGCTTGCCTCTTGCCTGCTTCTCCTTTTCAGTCCGAGTATGGCTGCAGCGCACGTCACTTTTCGTTTTGTTTCTATCTTTGCGAGTAGGGAGTAG
This window contains:
- the LOC120685697 gene encoding la-related protein 1B-like; this encodes MSPAAGGAAPAQSAAGAGAAAAAATPAIAVPPEPGRAAPRRDPPGLPEGSDPANAAARKTVWNVPAPPPGAATAPAAGATPGGGGIIGGDASWPALAESARAWPKSASSDSLKSLSDGSGPSQQEDPSASSVPPPHPGGEVNPIPTGSNPTSTPPPNSTAMASSQWNGFMIQPNPVRRGGSNGGNNGGGSRGNGSNGGRRAANSSGGDGRSGSGGDGNWNEGSLGTGSGCNSSNSNGSSNLSDNVPGGGAGGNGNESSRNAPGNSHWNNNIRGVGVSSSNSTGSGDGNNRNSGGSSNHWNNNPRNCSGSSNGSGGRGGYRGRRDHERGGNFSPRNFPRVPVMPYQQQQQQQPPGVYQPGAFHRPPPPHASHFMVPQHFYVPPFAYSADVQPYPVYLPPIEQFQNMHLVRPPMQPAWVPPPQDQPNLQDDIRNQIEFYFSTNNLCHDTFLRRHMNDQGWVPIDLILGFNRMRTFTGLVDTNYILDAIRDSELLEVQGNNVRRRDDWMEWLLH